The Streptomyces racemochromogenes DNA segment GGAGAGCGCACACAAGGCGACGGGTCCACTCCGCATGGTCATGAGTGAACCGGCGTGCCGGGGGCAGGCGCCGATCACGCGTGCCGCCCCCACGGCGGAGGGAGATGACCATGAGCCCGGCCGTTCCCCGGGACCCCGAGACCCTCAAGCAACTCATCACCCGCGAAGTGACTCTCCTGCGTGCCGCCGCCGGCCGCTCGGCGGGCGCACGGCCGCGTCCCGCCACCCCGGCCGAGATCGCGGAGTCCGCGTCCCTCCTCGCCTGCTCCTGCGGTGCCGTCGCCCAGCGCAGCCACTCCTGCGCGGAGGGTAACGGGGACCACGACCCGTGGGCCTGCGTCTGCGCGACCCTCCCGGCCATCCCCGTCTCGGCGGCACTGCTGGCACCGGTCACCGACGACGACGGGATGACCGAGGACTTCGTCATCCGGGCCGGCAACCACATCCGCTCCGTCGAATGGCTCGACGCCCCCGACCGGCAGGTCGGCAAACGGCTCCGCGAGGTGCGGCCGGGTGTGGACGGCAGCGGGCTGCTGGACTCCCTCAAGGAGGTCCTGCACACCGGCCGTGCGCTGCGGAACTTCCCGGTGGACTACACCGAGCGCCGTCCGGACGGCCTGCACCGCACCAAACTCCTCTACGACGCCGCGTCCTGCTCCGGCCAGGTGATCGCGACCTGGCGCCCCGCCCACAACCCGGCCGAACTGATGTCGCTGGAGGCCCAGTACATCGCTTCCATGGGCTGGGCCCACTTCGACCTCCTCTCCGGCGAAACCACCTGGTCCGAGGGCTTGAGCACGATCTTCAGGACCGCTCCCGGCCGCCCCATGGGCCTGCTGGACCTGTACGACGCGGTGTTCCTGGAGGACGTACCGCGCTGGGGCCGGCTGCTGCGCGCCCTGCTGGACGGGGAGGAGCCTCCGGGCTCCGACATCCGGTTCAGCGTGTACGGCGACGTCCGTACGCTCCACGTCATCGGCCGGCCCGTCATCTCCACGGACGGCCTGGCATGGGCCCTGCACCTCATCGCACGCGACCTCACGCCCGTCATCCGCGGCAGGCAACGGCTCGCGGCCACCCGTCGGCAGAGCGAGCGGCTCCGCGAGGAGGCCGCCGCCGAACACCGTGTCGCCGCCGCGCTGCGCGAGGCGCTGCTCCCGACGCACTCCTCGGAGATCGCCCGGCTCGGATTCGCCGTGGCGGCCGCGTACCTGCCGGTCGAGGAGGACGCCGCGGTCGGCGGTGACTGGTACAAGTGCCGCGCGCTGCCCGACGGACGCATCCTCCTGGCCATCGGCGACGCCTGCGGTCACGGGCTCGGAGCCGTCGCGCGCATGGCGCAGCAGCGGCACGCCCTGGCCGGCCTGGCCCACACGCCGGGCAGCGACGCCGGCCAGCTGACCACCTGGCTCAACGAACTCGTGTGCGCCGACGCCTCGGCCGAGACGGCCACCACCGTCATCGGACACCTCGCCGCCGACCGCCGACTGGTGTGGGCCTGCGCCGGACACCCGGCGCCGCTCCTCCTGCACGACGGCGCGGCCACCGCACTGGACACCGGGCACCGGGGGCCGCTCCTGGGCGAGGCGTACGCGACGGCCGACGTACCGCTGGAGCCGGGCGACCTCCTGCTGCTGTACACGGACGGCCTGGTCGAGCGGCGCGGCGAGGACATCGAGACCGGCATCGACTCCCTGCGCGAACACGTCGCGGACTGCGTCGGCGGCGACGCCCGCCAGACCCTCGACGCGGTGGTCGCCCGGTACGCCGGCGACCGGCTGGAGGACGACACCTGCCTGGTGGTCGTCGAAGCCCTCTGACACCGCGCCCGCCCGGAACGGCGGCGGGCGGGGGCGGATCCGTCGCCGGGTCTGCCCGGACCGCCCCCGCCCCGTGCGCTACTTGACGAAGCGCCAGGTGACGTCGATCCTGCCCTTGTCGAGCGGGGCGAGGGCCTTGAACGCCCCGGGCGTGAGGTCGAGGCCGTGCCTGCCCGCGCCCGGCGCCTCGTCCAGGACCGTCGCCGTGATGGACTTCCCCTTGTACGTGATGACGACCTTCCGCCCGCACTGGCTCGACGGGTACCCGCCGCCGAACGTGCCGGAATCGAGCGCGACGGCGAGGTCACTCTCGTTGATCACCTTGCCGCACGCTCCCAGACCCGGCGAGTAGAAGGTCGCCCTGCCCTTGTACGTCACACTCGGCTCGCCTGGCTGCGCGGACGCCGTCGGGGTCTTGCCCGGCTTCGGGGGAATGGTGGTCCCGCCCGGCTGCGGCGTGCCCGACGGAGAGGTCGTCCTGCCGGGCTTCGGGGGCGGTGCCGTCGTCCCGCCCGCTTGCGGAGCGAGGACGGTGGCGGCCGGCTCGGCCGCCACGGTGGCGCCCGGCTTGGCGGCGACGGGGCGCCCTGGGCGGAGACGGTGGCCTCGGCGGTCTCCGAAGCGGAGGCGGTGGCGACGGTGATGGCGGCGCCGGAGCCGACGGCGAGCACGGCAACCGCGACGGCAGCCGTGGCGATTCTTGCTTTCATCGCTCTCTCTATCTCTGGATATCGCGTTCAGGGGCGAGCCCGCGGCAAAGCCGCGACGGTGCGCCAACGCGGACGGCCGCATACGGACAACGCCCTCGCCGACCACCGGAATCGGCCGGCGGTCACAGCCGGCCCAGGATCACGAATGCCGCTAACACGCCGCTAACGTCCGGCGGTCGCCCCGACAGCCGGCCGGCCGAGACCCGGGCTTGACGCACCTTGAGACGGTCTCCACGACACCCGAGCGCTACCGCCGGGCGGTGGTCCCGTGTCCGGCCCGGAGCTGGAGGCGCGACTGGGAGCCTCCCGGATGGCGGCCACTGCCTAAGGTCCGTCGAGGAAGGCGTCCAGGGCGGCCAGCAGCTGCGCGATGTCCTCTTCGGTGGTGTGCAGGTGAGGGCTGATACGGATCGCCGTGCCGCGCGGGCCGGTGAACACGTCCGCCTGCTCCAGGGCGTTCACCAGCCGCTTCTGAAGGCCGCCGGGGACGGTGACGCCGAGCATGTGCGGCCCGCGCGGATCACTGACGGGCAGCCCCCGCGTGCGGGCAGCGGCGGCGATGCGGTCGGTGATCGTCCCGAGGGTGGCCGCGACCCGCGGGACCGTCCACCGCGTCAGCTGTTCGAGGGCGGCCACGGCCATGGGAGTGAGCTCGAACGCCGTGCGCTGCCCCACGTCGAAGCGGCGCGCCCCGGGAGCGTACGTGCCGCGGTAGTCGATGAGCCGGGCGAAGTCCTCGGAGTCCTCGCGCAGGATCCAGTTCTCCTCCAGCGGCCGCCCCTCCTGCCACCGCGGAGCCACGTACAGGTAGCCGAGGCCGAAGGGGCCGAGCAGCCACTTGTAGCCGACCGTCACCAGGAAGTCGGGCCGCAGGGCACCCACGTCGAGCGGCATCGCCCCCGCGGACTGGCTCGCGTCGACCACCAGGGCCGCACCCGCCGCCCGTGCGGCCGCGGCGACCGCGTCCAGGTCCAGCAGCGCACCGTCGGTCCAGTGCACCTGGGGCACCGACACCACGGCCACCCGCTCGTCCACCGCGGCCAGGACGGCCTCCGTCCAGCTCTGGCCCCGCTCACGCCGGACGGTGAGCATACGAGCCCCCGTGGCCTCGGCGAACCGCCACCACGTGTAGATCCCGGACGGGTACTCGTCGGCGAGGACCAGGACGCGGCTCCCGGGGGCAGCGGTCAGGTTCGCCGCCGCGACCGCCATGCCGTAGCTGGTGGCGGGCACCAGCGCGACATCGTCCGCCGTGGCCCCGATCAGCCCCGCGAACAACTCCCTGCGCCGTTCCGCCCCGGTGAACCAGTCGGCGGCCTGGATCCGCCAGGGCTGCGCCCGCCACCCCAAGGCGGCACTGCCGGCCGCCAGGCCGGAGCGCAGGGTCGGCGCCAGACTGGCCGTGTTGAAGTAGGCGATGCCCTCCGGGACGTCGAACAGAGCACGGGCCGGGGACAGCGGCGCGGGGCCGGCGGACGCGTTCATGGAGGCCTTTCGGACCGGCAGGACGTCGACGCGCCCAAGCCTGCCCCACTGACCGGAAACGGCGTGGTCTCGGCTCGTCCGCCACGGACGCAATCCCACAGAAGCCGTACTCCGCCATATGGAACGCACGCTCGAAGTATCATCCCCGCAAGGTCCTTCGGCCGGTACTTCCCGATTTCCGCAGTGGCGTAGTCGGACGGAGGCATCCCTGTGGAGGACAGAGGGCGATGAGTGTGGCTGAGAGTTGGTCGCGTGTGATGAGTCTGCTTCGGGAGCACGCGCCGGCCGATCACGCGGATCTGCCCGGGCCCGCTACGGAGCAGATGCTCGCGGCAGCCGAGGAACGGATGGGGATCTCCCTGCATGGGGACCTGCGGACGTGGCTGTTGCAGAACAATCTGGATCTGCCGGAGGGAGATTTCGACGACGAAGTGCAATGTTGCGGTTTCGACGGGTTCCCCGACGAGGGGAGTTTCTTTCTGGGTATCCGGGCGATGGAGAGGCTCTACGCGAACCGTTCCACGTCCTGCGGATTCGACCCGCCGGACCAGCCGGACCACCCGTTCTGGCGTAACGAGTGGATCCCGTTCCTGTCGGACCAGGACGGCTGGACGGGAAAGTTCATCGACGCGAGGGACGGACGTATCGGCAGATGGTTCGTGGGTGAGCCCACGGTCACCGGCGAGTACGCGTCACTGGCTCACTACTTCGACTCCGTGGCCGAGATGCTGAAGAGGATCGGCGCGGGGGACATTCCGGTCTGTTCCGTTGCCGAAGGGCGACTTGTCTGGTCGTGAGAGGGTTCCCCACTGGTGACGGCCATGGCCCATCCGTCCTCCCCCTGGAAGGGCAATGAGGAAGCCGCTCCGGCTGTCGCCGACACGGACTCAATTCAATCTTCGACGTCCTCGCCTCCTGGCCCGGAAAACAGCGCCGAGGACATGTCCTCGCCAGGTAAGTCAAGACTTACCTTCACGGAAGGTTCACCGTAGGGTGTGGCCCGAACCGAAGGAGCCCACCTGTTGTCGAAGACAAATGCCCACGCCGCACGGGAAGTTGCATCGGAGCGGGAATATGTGTCCTCCTTGTACGAGCTGCTCGCCGAGCGCCTTTCCGAGGCACGCGCCACCCGGGCGAGTGTCCTGAAGGCCCCGGCGGACAGCGCCGGGGAGGCATACGAACGGGAAAACGCCGCCGAGCGTCTGGCCAAGGAAATCGGCAGGCTGGAAGGCGCCGATAAGGGACTGGTATTCGGGCGGATCGACCGGACCGACGGCACGGCCCTGCGCATCGGGCGGATCGGACTCCACACGGAGGAGGACGACCTGCCGCTGCTCGTCGACTGGCGCGCGAACGCCGCGCGGCCCTTCTACGAGGCGACCCCCGTCCACCCGATGGCCCTGCGCCGGCGCCGGCACCTGCGCCTCGAGGAGCGCACGGTCGTCTCGGTGAGCGACGAACTGCTCGACGGGACCGTCCCGACCGTCGAGGACGTGGTGGGGGACGGCCCGTTGACCGAGGCCCTGTCGGCACGGCGTACGGGCAGGATGCACGCCGCCGTCGCGACCCTGCAGGCCGAGCAGGACGAGATCGTCCGCTCCGCCCACCGCGGGGTGACCGTGGTGCAGGGCGGTCCCGGCACCGGCAAGACGGTGGTCGCC contains these protein-coding regions:
- a CDS encoding PP2C family protein-serine/threonine phosphatase, whose protein sequence is MSPAVPRDPETLKQLITREVTLLRAAAGRSAGARPRPATPAEIAESASLLACSCGAVAQRSHSCAEGNGDHDPWACVCATLPAIPVSAALLAPVTDDDGMTEDFVIRAGNHIRSVEWLDAPDRQVGKRLREVRPGVDGSGLLDSLKEVLHTGRALRNFPVDYTERRPDGLHRTKLLYDAASCSGQVIATWRPAHNPAELMSLEAQYIASMGWAHFDLLSGETTWSEGLSTIFRTAPGRPMGLLDLYDAVFLEDVPRWGRLLRALLDGEEPPGSDIRFSVYGDVRTLHVIGRPVISTDGLAWALHLIARDLTPVIRGRQRLAATRRQSERLREEAAAEHRVAAALREALLPTHSSEIARLGFAVAAAYLPVEEDAAVGGDWYKCRALPDGRILLAIGDACGHGLGAVARMAQQRHALAGLAHTPGSDAGQLTTWLNELVCADASAETATTVIGHLAADRRLVWACAGHPAPLLLHDGAATALDTGHRGPLLGEAYATADVPLEPGDLLLLYTDGLVERRGEDIETGIDSLREHVADCVGGDARQTLDAVVARYAGDRLEDDTCLVVVEAL
- a CDS encoding RlpA-like double-psi beta-barrel domain-containing protein is translated as MINESDLAVALDSGTFGGGYPSSQCGRKVVITYKGKSITATVLDEAPGAGRHGLDLTPGAFKALAPLDKGRIDVTWRFVK
- a CDS encoding aminotransferase class V-fold PLP-dependent enzyme gives rise to the protein MNASAGPAPLSPARALFDVPEGIAYFNTASLAPTLRSGLAAGSAALGWRAQPWRIQAADWFTGAERRRELFAGLIGATADDVALVPATSYGMAVAAANLTAAPGSRVLVLADEYPSGIYTWWRFAEATGARMLTVRRERGQSWTEAVLAAVDERVAVVSVPQVHWTDGALLDLDAVAAAARAAGAALVVDASQSAGAMPLDVGALRPDFLVTVGYKWLLGPFGLGYLYVAPRWQEGRPLEENWILREDSEDFARLIDYRGTYAPGARRFDVGQRTAFELTPMAVAALEQLTRWTVPRVAATLGTITDRIAAAARTRGLPVSDPRGPHMLGVTVPGGLQKRLVNALEQADVFTGPRGTAIRISPHLHTTEEDIAQLLAALDAFLDGP
- a CDS encoding SMI1/KNR4 family protein, yielding MSVAESWSRVMSLLREHAPADHADLPGPATEQMLAAAEERMGISLHGDLRTWLLQNNLDLPEGDFDDEVQCCGFDGFPDEGSFFLGIRAMERLYANRSTSCGFDPPDQPDHPFWRNEWIPFLSDQDGWTGKFIDARDGRIGRWFVGEPTVTGEYASLAHYFDSVAEMLKRIGAGDIPVCSVAEGRLVWS